In Lycium ferocissimum isolate CSIRO_LF1 chromosome 7, AGI_CSIRO_Lferr_CH_V1, whole genome shotgun sequence, the sequence TGAATATTTAGGTTTCATATAACTGACCCAATTAGTTTGAGATTGAGGTTTACTTGTTATTTTATAAGTGTGTTAGCACGTATTGGAACTTGGGAAGAAATAAAGTTATAATTCGGGGTTACCTAAGAGGTCAATCATTATGAGTTTGTAATACTAGAATGAGTTTTGCTGACCTAAAATGTAATACTTTAATAGATATGCTTGCTATATGTTAAGGCTTCTTTCTATCATAGTTgatgtttttcttgaaactgAGTGTATTTGTAATGCTTAAGTTGTTACAATTACTAAAGAAGAATTATGGGAATCGCATGTTCCTCAAGCTCGGCTGAGACTTGGGACCAAATAATGTTactaaattttttatagaaGAGCTTATAGTTTTTCACTAATTTGTCGATTTTATGAAATACATATCACAATTCCCAGTTTGCTAGTTTGGCTACTCTGCTAGAGAAAGTGTACAAGCTTTCTGTTTCtttgtcttttttgttttgattgatATACAAGTGTAAACATTCTGAGTCGCtgtaatttgaatttgaaagtTTCTTCATCACTAAATGTTGGGCTTTTGATACTGGATGAACTGGAAGTTTACTGAATTCCCTTTTAGTTCTTAGTAGTCCAGTTAAACAAGAAATGAACAAGTTCTGAGCCAATTGCTGGTATGAACTGGTATGCTATTAGGTCAATTGCTTTTAAAGATTTTACAGGAATAAGTTTTGGAATGATAATGGAGGGATAGCCTAGCGGTAAGAACCCTTTAGCTCCAATCATAAGGTTGGGTGTTGGGTTCACCAGGGGAGCAAGGCGAAAGGACCGCTTGTAGGGGTTTGGattgggctttttttttttttttttttgggggggggtgggggggggtggGGTTAGAAGGGAGATCTGGGGTTCACCATATTAGGAGATTATAAAAGGATGTGGAATAGGTTTTAACATGTGGGCAAGTTGTGTAAAGTTATTCACAAACTATAGTGAAGTGGTGAAACATTGCAAACTTTATTTTGAGAAGAGTGGAAAGTTGCAAACTTGATAAAAGGTTCGGAGAAATTAAAATCTGGAAGGGCTTTCGTTGGCTTAGTGCTTGTTCTTGTACAGCTGATTTAGGTTTAGAGGAATAGTATGGATGTTTTCTTCAGGGCAGGTAGGTTGGATTTTAAGATTGTTTTCTTCTTTGAGTACTGATCTTATCCAGGAATATTCTTTCTAAATTTTCTTCTATTCTCTGGTTATCATAGTGTTTACAGGGTTTCTAAATATTGCACATACTTGTGCTGGATAACTCCAATCTCTTTTTTCTTTGCAACTTTCAGGttctttcaatttcttccttttcttgtttctttattCTGTGTTTCTTTTTCACCTCGTGTGATGTTCAGTTCTTAATAGGGTATTGCTCACTTAAGAGTCTTAGATTTATGTGAAGTAGAAAAACTTGTTAAAATTGGTCAACGTCTGCTGTTTGTTTCCGGGGAATAGTGTTGAGAGGTTGGATGTTAGTCCCTTTAGACACTCTATACTAAAAGAGATAATATAGTGGATACAATGATTTATACACTGGTTTGGCCTTTGCCTTTGGAAAGACATCCAAATTTAGGCATTTTTTAATCTGGATCAGTTTTAGGATGTTGGGGACttcttgtcttttttctttttttctcgtAAAATTATTCACTGCAGAAGTCTATTATCTCTCGCCTAATGGATAAAAGATTAGTCAATTTTGTTGGGGACATCCGATAAAATTATTTACTACAGAAGTCAATTTATCTGTCACCTAATCGACAAAGATTAGACATGTATGATTGTCACTGATCATGACCCTCCTTTGGATTCTTTTCCTTCTGTGATTAGGTGACGTTGTCTCGGGAAGCTTACCTCTGAAAATGGATGCGTTCCACTTTGACGAAATTATTAAGATTCGAAAGGTGGATGCTGATGGCAAAAAGTATGACAAAGGTATACCTGTTTTATTTACTCCATATGATATTGATACTACATGCAATGCTTTTAAGAAACGGTATTACCATTGTTGGTCTCCAGGGGCTCCCTCTGTTCTATCTTCCTTTATTCTTCTCCAAGCTCACATTTTTTTCCCTGGAAAAGGAATATGTGGGATGAGAGGAAATAAATAGGAAAAGATTGATGCTTTGATATCTCTTGTACAGTCAATATTTCAAAAGCATGTTAGAGAATCTTCGGCTATGGAATtatcacttctttttttttctttcttttgtgtgGATAAAATAAGGAcctaatatatttattttacacttcTGTGGCTATACTGTAAAGAAATACTCATCTAGATGTTTGCAGGACCTATACTTTTGGTGTAAGGATAGCATGATAGTTAGCTTGTGTCAATACTTGGATTTTCAAGATATGCTGCAGATTAAGATGTAGCAGCTATCTTGTAGCCTTCTTTGCTTGTATTTTATAGTATCTCCTTGGTACtcttttgataaaattttcttgataaaaaaactcttttaataaaatttacttTACCTATTAAAAATATACTCATCTAGATGCCATGTAGTTCCATTCATAATTCATAGACACTCTTAAAGAACATTCATTACCAATAGATGGAATGGTGACTTAGATCTATAGGTATCATGAAACAATCTCATATTCTTTCCCTCGAGGAAGTGTTATATGTTAAGGGATATGCAGTAAGGAAGAGTAGAATGAGAATGCCAAGTATATATTTTGATTAAGGAGAGCCcagttactaaaacctgtcaggCTAACCTTCTATTTGATGATTAAGCAATATTTTATTGGCAAAAAATGGTTTCGTATACAAGATTTAAGAGGTAGAAAGTATGCAGTCTTTTAGGAATTATTGACTGCATAGATGCTAGATTTTATATTTCTGTTGCAGTAAATATCTTCCCAACTTGGATGTGCTAAAAGAAAATCTTACCAACTGTGCTTAAGCTCTAGCTAACAAAACTCTATCTCGTTACAGTTAGTAATTGGTGACTGCATAAATTCTAGAGTTTCTAAGTCGGTTGCAGGAAAAATCTTCCTGAAATCTTCTTCACTTGGACttgttagaaaaagaaaaaagaaaaaagaaaaaagaaaaatcttacCAACTGAGCTTAAGCTCTAGCTGACACCACTAATCAAATTACAATCATTTCTTTTGCCTGTGTCTTTGTTCAAactagaaaataattataatgtTAGAATGTCGTTCAGTTTTCCATCTCAAAAAAGGAATGTCACTCAGTTTCATGTAAAGATGTTTATCAAAATCAACATTGGctgtataattatttttatttggatttGCTGTGGTTTCTATACCCTACACCAAGTTCTCTTAGATGAGAACTACCTGTGTATTTTGCTGGGCACAGTATGTTTGTTCTGATTTTGTTTTGGGAGTGACAATAGATGTGCGGGGAGGCaaaattattatcattatcaactTTACTGATGTTCTGCTGTTGCATTTCCATTTTTCTATCATTGATTTTTGGACTAAAGTCTCTGTCAATTTCTTTAGTTTCTCGCATAGAAGCAGAAAGTAATGATGGTGAGACATCGATCCTGCTAGATATCAACTCAGAACTATACCCTATGCAGCGAAAAGAGTTGTATAGGATGGTTATATCAACGACGCTGAGTATGGATGGGTCAGCTGTTACTAGCTATCCCTATCCTCCTGAGGTATTTGCTCCTTTTACTTATTTCAATATTAGTGCATCTTCCTCTTTAATTGTCTTGCAAGGTCCATTTGATGATTAAAAGAAATATTGTAATCTTCTCTCCTGATATGTTAGATTTATCTTTTATAAGATTTTAGTAGGctgaaggggagccttggcgtaactAGTAAAGTTGCTggccatgtgaccaggaggtcactggttcgagccgtggaaacaaCCTCTTTCAAAAATGCATGGTAAGattgcgtacaatagacccttgtggtccagCCTTCCCGGGCCCCACGCATAGCGGGaacttagtgcaccgggctgcccttttttaaGATTTTAGTAGGCTGCTTGGTAAGTCCATAAATCTTGTTTGGAGAGGAACTTGTTGATTTTGGTCCAGTTGTTGGTTATCCGTTATCCAGACCGCCCCTTATGGCCTGTCAATTCTTGGGTAggtttcccttttcttttccatttatttGATAATCTCCAAATTGAAGTAAAGGTATTTATGGAAACAAAGCAACCACTTGGTTTTCATTTACTACTCCAAGGCTTTTTGGCAACATTGATGTGTAGGTTGGGAGGTGTGGCCGCCAAATTTAGATTGTCCTATACTATGGCTATGAATTAACCTTCTTCAATTGCAGGGAAAATCTCTTGCTGACAAATTTGAATACATCGTGCATGGGCTAGTATATAAGGTCTCAATGGATACATCAGGACCTGACAAAAAAGTGTATGTACTTGCTCGTCCCATTTCTTCAATGTATTAGtttaatttctagaaaaaaaaatttggtttgtTCATTTTCCTTTCCCCTCTTGGCAGAGTGGTTTATGTCTCCTTCGGAGGACTTCAGCTGATGCTTAAAAGTGATCCCGTCAAGGCTCAGAAGTTTAAGCTTGATCAGAAgctctttcttcttttgaggAAGATGGTGAAGTGACTCCATTCGTTGTTGCTCTTGAATCCTGCGATGGGAGCAGAGACTTTGTTTGCAAGATTTTCCCTACAAAATGAAACCTATGCTGTTGAACTGCATCTTTGTTGGTGAAATTATGTATAGTTCTGAACTTAATTAAGATGTATCGACTCTGTTCTTGGCAAAAATGTTTGTTTTGGAACTGTTTGCTAGAAAACAGGTCTTTGTGAACGCACTTATGGTATCCATTTTGGCTTTGTTGCAATGAACAAGTTGGTTGTATTATCAGTATGCATCACGTCTGAAGATAACTGTTTGTTGTACCGTCATTTTGGCTTTGTTGCAATGAACAGGTTGCTTGCACTTGTCCTATAAAATATGGTTGTAGGCCTTCCACGTGACAGTTTATTCTTGCACCACACCAAAGAATACGCAAGTGTGTGCCCAGCTAGACACTTAAAACTGAAAATTGGTTGATTTATTTGCTTTGCTTATGGGAGGAAAATTCATCTTTACGTTCTAAAATGCGTGTTAATGCTAAAATTCGTGTTTcttcatggaaatatgaataagCATAGACCTACCAACCTCTTCTGTTATTTTGAGTGAAGTTGGTTGGACTGAGGGCATTTAGAGCATCAAACTACTCTTAATTTCCAAAGAGAATTACATTATTATTCATttagttaccagtttcaaaaaaaaaaaaaaaaaaaaaaatccaaagaGAATGCAAATTTAAACTTAATTATTCAGTTTGTCCCTATCACTTGGCATAAAATGTAAAGCACAAACTTCTATCTTGGAtaaaagagaagaagatatcttctatcttggatgaactttttcttcttcatatgGCAATTTGTTTCATGCATGCTAGTCTTACAACCAAGCTTCCTCTTCATTTCTTTCCACATGCTTGTTTTCCCCTTTTGAATCTTATGCTGGTAACTACCTCTCTGAATTTCCCTTCTCATCAACTCACATTCTTTCTCCAGATCCATCACCTTGCTTCCCATCTTTTCCATCTCTGCTTTCATCATTTCCTCTTCACTGCTGCTTGTCCCCCTTGCATCTTCCTGGTCTTCTTCCAGCTTCAACAATCGGTTATCAGAACCCTTTGAATCCTCTTGGCCACAGTATCCTTCAACTTCAACTGCACAGGAAATAAAATCTGTACCATTACTCGAACTGGTAGCTTTTCGTTCTGTGAAGCATGCTCACAGGCTTCAGGCGACATTTTGCTGCATTCCAACACCCTGCAAACTTCCTCCCTTTCCCAGTCAGTTAGATATCTGTGCTTGTCTAAGTATATATCAATTGCTCTATACATTCCATCAGAATTTCTATTAGTTCCTCCTGATGCTGCTTGTGATAACTCTGCTAGTTCTAAGAACGTGTTCAACTTCAAATCTATGTCACTAGAAACCTCAGCCAAGAAGTCATCAACAAGTTCTGCTACCACAATTAGGCCAGATGTATCCGTGCTTGAGTAATTGCTGTAGAAATTCTTCAATATCCTTTTCACACTTTCAGTATCATACTGCTCTTCTTTTGCATATCCTTGTGCAGGTATTAAGAGGTCCTTGACAGTTGCCTGGTCTAGTTGCTTTCCTATTCTAATTT encodes:
- the LOC132063503 gene encoding DNA-directed RNA polymerases II, IV and V subunit 8B-like → MDAFHFDEIIKIRKVDADGKKYDKVSRIEAESNDGETSILLDINSELYPMQRKELYRMVISTTLSMDGSAVTSYPYPPEGKSLADKFEYIVHGLVYKVSMDTSGPDKKVVVYVSFGGLQLMLKSDPVKAQKFKLDQKLFLLLRKMVK